A DNA window from Candidatus Thermoplasmatota archaeon contains the following coding sequences:
- the gatD gene encoding Glu-tRNA(Gln) amidotransferase subunit GatD, translated as MVRDDLYKGYRGAAKEKLMQFGVKVWSDVVITSSRGTFQGIILPRAEIEDDQHIVLKLHNGYNVGIKVDSIQAVEEVGYKEGHYKIPESEFPKDPNKPNVTLFGTGGTIASRLDYRTGAVIPAFSPGELYGAVPELAGICNLKTEKLFGIFSENMGPEQYITLAKAIGQEIEAGVDGIIIGHGTDTMHHTGAILSFMVQKPPVPIVLVGSQRSSDRPSSDAALNLINGTRTAAFCDIAEVMVCMFGPTSDQYNLLHRGTRVRKMHSSYRSTFRTIGDIPLGMVSPTEFRYFRKDYNKRRNDREVVIDTAFEEKVAIVYYYPNMHPDMIESLIDHRYKGIVIAGTGLGHVNKPLYAPLQRAVEEGIAVYMTVQTLWGYVQMYVYDTGRDLMKLGVVPAQNMLPEVAYMKLCWVLGHTANPDEVKKMMLTPIAGEITEREPHNGYIILQGGVPEVDQFVSTFLR; from the coding sequence ATGGTTCGTGATGATCTCTATAAAGGGTATCGTGGTGCTGCAAAAGAAAAACTCATGCAGTTTGGAGTGAAAGTTTGGAGTGATGTCGTAATTACGTCATCTCGTGGTACGTTTCAAGGTATTATTCTCCCTCGTGCTGAGATTGAGGATGATCAGCATATCGTGTTAAAGCTTCACAATGGGTATAATGTTGGGATCAAGGTTGATTCGATTCAGGCGGTCGAAGAGGTTGGGTATAAGGAGGGACATTATAAGATTCCGGAGTCTGAGTTTCCGAAGGATCCGAATAAACCAAATGTGACTTTGTTTGGAACTGGGGGAACGATTGCATCTCGTCTTGATTATCGAACTGGAGCGGTAATTCCTGCGTTTTCTCCTGGTGAGTTGTATGGTGCTGTTCCTGAACTGGCTGGTATTTGTAATTTGAAAACTGAGAAGTTGTTTGGTATTTTTAGTGAGAATATGGGGCCTGAACAGTATATCACGTTGGCAAAAGCAATCGGTCAGGAGATTGAAGCTGGTGTTGATGGTATCATCATTGGTCATGGGACTGATACGATGCATCATACCGGTGCGATTCTTTCGTTTATGGTGCAGAAACCACCAGTTCCGATCGTGTTGGTTGGTTCGCAGCGGTCATCGGACCGGCCGTCGAGTGATGCAGCATTAAATTTGATTAATGGGACGCGGACAGCAGCGTTTTGTGACATTGCTGAGGTGATGGTGTGTATGTTTGGCCCGACGAGTGATCAGTATAACCTGCTGCATCGGGGCACGCGGGTTCGGAAGATGCATAGTAGTTATCGGAGTACGTTTCGAACAATTGGTGACATACCTCTCGGGATGGTGAGTCCGACGGAGTTTCGGTATTTCCGGAAGGATTACAATAAACGTCGGAACGACCGTGAGGTGGTTATCGATACTGCGTTTGAAGAAAAAGTTGCAATTGTGTATTATTATCCAAATATGCATCCTGATATGATTGAGTCGTTGATTGATCATCGGTATAAAGGGATTGTGATTGCAGGAACTGGTCTTGGTCATGTGAATAAACCGTTGTATGCACCGTTGCAACGTGCTGTGGAGGAGGGAATTGCAGTGTATATGACGGTTCAGACGTTGTGGGGATATGTACAGATGTATGTGTATGATACGGGTCGTGATTTGATGAAGCTTGGGGTTGTTCCTGCGCAGAATATGCTGCCGGAGGTTGCGTATATGAAGCTGTGTTGGGTGCTTGGGCATACGGCGAATCCTGATGAAGTTAAAAAGATGATGTTGACTCCGATTGCTGGTGAGATTACTGAACGTGAGCCGCATAATGGATATATTATTCTTCAAGGTGGTGTTCCTGAGGTTGATCAGTTTGTCAGCACGTTTCTGCGGTAA
- the gatE gene encoding Glu-tRNA(Gln) amidotransferase subunit GatE gives MNQTYHLDDDAYFKHLGLQCGLEIHQQLNTDKKLFCRCHATLRRDKPDSLILRHMRPTLSELGEYDGTALMEFKTKKNVIYQLYHDTVCTYEMDDTPPFHLNPHALDIALEIALLLNYSIVDELHISRKQYLDGSIPTGFQRTGIVGVEGWIPYKDRKIRLIQLGLEEDACREISDQGHQIVFKTDRLSIPLVEVVTYPDIQTPQEAGDVARLIGRILRSTGKVRRGLGSIRQDVNVSITGGTRIELKGISKLQYIPRAVAIEAQRQKALLTIRDELRLRGITDKTFSSEHKDVTTLFKHTRVPRFKETLRHKGIIAGILLRNYAGILDMPTQPGKTFADELAGRVRVIACLDSMPNILINTKFQNFGVSTKEIKTLERLFSMKPTDALVLVWGPPDDVHTALEEIKQRAVEATNGVPSETRQVFPTGINDFERILPGPNRMYPDTDTPPTSIPQNRLETIRKNMPQHLWETERQLRDLGIPSFLATKLSISKNLSLFQKIIKDFNLQPMLVAVTLEETLTFLRRKGTPVHQLSDQTLYQVFQGYHDKKFSKEALPVLLEFLANHPDTTVSEALTTLQITPLSHQDLEKLVEKIVAQYKQSSRTSLSFHHIMGEVMKEARMRIDGKTISDLVYKKLQHDRRTKTT, from the coding sequence ATGAACCAAACATATCACCTCGATGATGATGCCTACTTTAAACACCTCGGATTACAATGCGGTTTAGAAATTCATCAACAGCTCAATACTGATAAAAAACTGTTCTGTCGATGTCATGCAACCCTCCGCCGAGACAAACCAGACTCTCTCATTCTTCGACATATGCGACCAACTCTTTCAGAACTCGGTGAATACGACGGTACTGCACTCATGGAATTCAAAACCAAAAAAAACGTCATCTACCAACTCTACCACGATACCGTCTGCACCTACGAAATGGACGACACGCCGCCATTTCACCTCAACCCGCACGCATTGGATATTGCCCTCGAAATCGCCCTCCTTCTCAACTACAGCATCGTTGATGAACTCCACATCAGCCGTAAACAATACCTCGACGGCAGCATCCCAACCGGCTTCCAACGAACTGGTATTGTCGGCGTTGAAGGATGGATTCCCTACAAAGATCGAAAAATACGACTCATCCAACTCGGACTTGAGGAAGACGCCTGCCGAGAAATCAGCGACCAAGGTCATCAGATCGTTTTCAAAACCGACCGTCTCAGCATCCCTCTTGTCGAAGTAGTAACCTACCCCGATATCCAAACACCGCAAGAAGCTGGAGACGTTGCACGTCTCATCGGACGAATCCTTCGGTCAACCGGCAAAGTACGACGAGGACTTGGCAGTATCCGTCAAGATGTCAACGTCAGCATCACGGGTGGCACACGTATCGAACTCAAAGGCATCTCAAAACTCCAGTACATACCTCGCGCAGTAGCTATTGAAGCACAACGACAAAAAGCCTTGCTTACGATCCGCGACGAACTCAGACTTCGTGGTATCACTGACAAAACCTTTTCAAGTGAACACAAAGACGTCACCACCCTCTTCAAGCACACCCGCGTTCCACGATTCAAGGAAACATTACGACACAAAGGTATCATTGCCGGCATCCTACTCCGAAATTATGCCGGCATCCTTGATATGCCAACACAACCTGGGAAAACATTTGCAGATGAACTTGCAGGTCGCGTCCGAGTTATCGCCTGCCTTGACAGTATGCCGAATATTCTTATCAACACCAAGTTTCAAAACTTTGGCGTAAGTACCAAAGAAATCAAAACCCTAGAACGTCTCTTCTCTATGAAACCAACTGATGCATTGGTTCTCGTTTGGGGTCCTCCTGATGATGTGCACACTGCACTTGAAGAAATCAAACAACGTGCCGTCGAAGCAACCAATGGCGTCCCCTCTGAAACAAGACAAGTTTTCCCAACAGGCATCAACGACTTCGAACGCATTCTTCCCGGACCCAATCGGATGTATCCAGATACTGACACGCCACCGACATCGATACCACAAAACAGACTTGAAACCATCCGAAAAAACATGCCTCAGCACCTCTGGGAAACAGAACGTCAACTCCGCGACCTAGGAATACCCTCGTTTCTTGCAACAAAACTGAGCATTTCAAAGAACCTGTCGCTTTTTCAAAAAATTATCAAAGATTTCAACCTGCAGCCAATGCTTGTTGCAGTTACTCTTGAAGAAACACTCACGTTTTTACGTAGAAAAGGAACACCAGTTCACCAGCTATCAGATCAGACGCTCTATCAGGTTTTTCAAGGATATCATGACAAAAAATTCAGCAAAGAAGCACTCCCTGTACTTCTCGAGTTTCTCGCGAACCATCCAGACACAACAGTTTCTGAAGCCCTCACAACATTACAGATAACACCGCTCTCACATCAAGATCTTGAAAAACTTGTTGAGAAAATCGTAGCACAATACAAGCAGTCTTCCCGAACTTCGCTTTCTTTTCATCACATCATGGGCGAGGTCATGAAAGAAGCACGCATGCGCATCGATGGAAAAACAATAAGCGACCTGGTGTATAAAAAACTCCAACACGATCGCAGAACAAAAACCACATGA
- the tgt gene encoding tRNA guanosine(34) transglycosylase Tgt: MGFLQFTVKATDGNARTGILRLHHGTVHTPELIPVATKATVKALSVDDLNEIGAQILICNTYHLMLQPGADIIADHGGLHRFMNWNKPLITDSGGFQAFSLGLGKEHAVGKLFFPGEEYTHSKPSGKSIVTITDTGIHFRSIYDNSRQFLSPEKSIKIQEKLGADMILALDECTSPLSSKTYTAQSLHRTHQWAQTCLNTHTTKQALIGIVQGGHWKDLRLSSVHHLVSLPFDGYAIGGSLGKSKKDMYRILNWVTPNLPEDKPRHLLGIGVVEDIFESVERGIDLFDCVSPTRMARSGFVSLTPPLGTKTNKYRLQLASSKYRNDKQPLDPHCTCKVCASYSRAYLHHLFKTQELLSFHLLSYHNLYFMLNLMRDIREAINTGTYQQLKKTWIKIK, encoded by the coding sequence ATGGGTTTCTTACAGTTCACAGTCAAAGCAACAGATGGCAACGCCAGAACCGGCATCCTTCGCCTTCACCATGGAACCGTCCACACACCAGAACTCATACCAGTTGCAACCAAAGCAACTGTCAAAGCACTCTCAGTTGATGATCTCAATGAAATCGGAGCACAAATCCTCATCTGCAACACCTACCATCTCATGCTGCAACCTGGAGCAGATATCATCGCAGATCATGGTGGCCTGCATCGTTTCATGAACTGGAATAAACCACTCATCACCGACAGCGGTGGATTCCAAGCATTCTCCCTAGGTTTAGGCAAAGAACATGCTGTTGGCAAACTCTTTTTTCCCGGCGAAGAATATACCCACAGCAAGCCGTCTGGTAAATCAATCGTCACCATCACAGATACAGGGATACACTTTCGATCAATTTACGACAATTCACGACAATTTTTGTCACCTGAAAAATCAATAAAAATCCAAGAAAAACTCGGTGCAGACATGATTTTAGCTTTAGACGAATGCACCTCGCCACTATCGTCAAAAACATACACTGCACAAAGCCTTCACCGGACCCATCAATGGGCACAGACATGCCTCAACACACATACCACGAAACAGGCACTCATCGGCATCGTCCAAGGTGGACACTGGAAAGACCTTCGTCTCAGCAGTGTTCATCATCTCGTTTCACTCCCCTTTGACGGATACGCAATCGGCGGTTCTCTTGGAAAATCAAAAAAAGATATGTACCGAATTCTCAACTGGGTTACTCCAAATCTACCTGAAGACAAACCACGACATCTCCTCGGCATCGGCGTCGTTGAAGATATCTTTGAATCAGTTGAACGAGGTATTGATCTGTTTGACTGCGTATCACCAACTCGAATGGCACGGAGTGGTTTTGTCTCTTTGACGCCACCCCTTGGAACCAAAACCAACAAATATCGACTGCAACTTGCATCATCAAAATACCGTAACGATAAACAACCGCTCGACCCCCACTGCACCTGCAAAGTATGTGCCTCATATTCTCGAGCGTATCTCCATCATCTCTTCAAAACCCAAGAACTACTAAGTTTTCATCTCCTCAGTTACCACAACCTCTATTTCATGCTCAACCTCATGCGTGACATCCGAGAAGCAATCAACACTGGTACATACCAACAGCTGAAAAAAACATGGATAAAAATCAAATAG
- a CDS encoding queuosine precursor transporter, with translation MLWIGSILLCFCMVIAAYRLFGKNGLFVWMAVVVIVANIEVMKTVEIFGMVTALGNVVYSSLFLTTDILTENYSKKEAQKAVLIGFFVLICVTVLMQMTITFIPDESDFVSDHLSALFVFLPRITFASLTAYLVSQTLDVYLFAKLKDRHRRRYLWFRNNFSTFLSQSIDTSMFTVLAFVGVFSPEIILQIFSTSMIMKVVIGVCDTPFVYWARSLYEKKKMS, from the coding sequence TTGTTGTGGATTGGGTCGATTCTTCTCTGTTTCTGTATGGTGATTGCTGCCTATCGGTTGTTTGGTAAAAATGGTTTATTTGTTTGGATGGCAGTTGTTGTTATTGTTGCAAATATTGAGGTGATGAAAACTGTTGAGATTTTTGGGATGGTTACCGCGCTTGGGAATGTAGTGTATTCGTCGTTGTTTTTAACGACAGATATTCTTACAGAAAATTATTCAAAAAAAGAGGCGCAGAAAGCAGTTTTGATTGGTTTTTTTGTTTTGATCTGTGTGACCGTATTGATGCAGATGACGATTACATTTATTCCTGATGAATCTGATTTTGTCAGTGATCATCTTTCTGCGCTGTTTGTGTTTTTGCCTCGTATTACCTTTGCAAGTTTAACTGCGTATCTCGTGTCGCAAACTCTTGATGTGTATCTTTTTGCGAAGTTGAAAGATAGACATCGCCGAAGATATTTGTGGTTTAGAAATAATTTTTCAACGTTTCTGAGTCAGAGTATTGATACGAGTATGTTTACCGTACTTGCATTTGTTGGTGTGTTTTCACCAGAGATTATCCTTCAGATTTTTAGCACGTCGATGATCATGAAAGTTGTTATTGGTGTTTGCGATACCCCGTTTGTCTACTGGGCGCGAAGTCTGTATGAGAAAAAGAAGATGAGTTGA